One Eublepharis macularius isolate TG4126 chromosome 6, MPM_Emac_v1.0, whole genome shotgun sequence DNA segment encodes these proteins:
- the MAP6D1 gene encoding MAP6 domain-containing protein 1 encodes MAWPCITRVCCLARFWNQLDKSDLAVPLTIHNYSDIEEPPEEGADAGSGGAPQPPRIPTGGGAGRPRGHPRAASALPVSASAPSLQDSLVGAKRASKKGRGGGGRRKEPFAAETQYRQDFRAWPVQKQGALPWVGECRRGEPPGAPPAAVAAASQATAPGAPHVYVLPAAEQELGGKYSGFKQMWPSTSPPCVPKTTSYRQEYRPWTGAKRSRASKTKRGFIIPEDHFVRETSSHKADFKIPEVKAKFSPNPSAVFQAPSRILSV; translated from the exons ATGGCCTGGCCCTGCATCACTCGCGTCTGCTGCTTGGCGCGCTTCTGGAACCAGCTGGACAAGTCGGACCTGGCGGTGCCGCTCACCATCCACAATTACTCCGACATCGAGGAGCCGCCGGAAGAAGGGGCAGACGCGGGCAGCGGGGGCGCCCCGCAGCCGCCCCGGATCCCAACAGGTGGCGGCGCTGGCCGCCCCCGGGGCCACCCGCGGGCCGCCTCTGCTCTGCCCGTGTCGGCGTCCGCCCCCTCGCTGCAGGACAGCCTGGTGGGTGCCAAGAGGGCGTCGAAGAAAGGGAGAGGCGGCGGAGGCCGCCGGAAGGAGCCCTTCGCGGCGGAGACCCAGTACCGGCAGGATTTCCGAGCGTGGCCGGTGCAAAAACAAGGCGCCCTGCCTTGGGTCGGGGAGTGCAGGAGGGGGGAGCCGCCGGGGGCGCCCCCCGCTGCAGTCGCCGCCGCTTCCCAAGCCACGGCCCCCGGAGCTCCTCATGTGTACGTGCTGCCGGCAGCTGAGCAGGAGCTAGGCGGAAAGTACAGCGGCTTTAAGCAGATGTGGCCCTCCACCTCGCCGCCCTGCGTCCCCAAGACCACCTCGTACAG GCAAGAGTATCGCCCATGGACTGGAGCAAAACGATCCAGAGCCTCAAAGACGAAACGAGGGTTTATTATCCCAGAGGATCACTTTGTGCGAGAAACTAGTAGCCACAAGGCGGACTTTAAG